CATCTCAATATTATGGTAATACACTGTAGTGTCTTCGCCACCGGCCAGCAATAGCATGGGCGGTTCGTTGCCATCAATAAAATTGTCTACATGCATATTTGGATAGTTTGAAGGTGGCGCAAATACTTTTTTATACAGTTCTTTTTCTGGTATAAAATGATACGGCCCTGCCAGCCCTGCAAAAGATTGTATATGTTGTGGACTGATGCCGGCCTGCTGTAAATAGCGTTCATCACTAACCAGCAACGCAGCCAAATGCGCGCCTGCTGAATGCCCCATCAGATGAATATTGTTAGTTGAGCCACCATAATCAGAAATATTCTTTACTGTCCATGCTACAGCCTGCGCACCATCTTGCACAAATGCCGGAAACGTGACTTGAGGGTATTTTCTATAATCGGCAATCACAACCACATAGCCTCGCGCACTTAGCGCATCACCCACAAAGGCAAACATTTCTTTATTGCCTGTGTTCCACCCTCCGCCATAAAAAAACATTACTACTGGTGCAGCGGTGGGTATGGGTTTTGGGCTATACACATCCAACCGTTGGTCATGCGCACCATAGA
The genomic region above belongs to Alphaproteobacteria bacterium and contains:
- a CDS encoding alpha/beta hydrolase; this encodes MSALASACTSAGTFVANSSARIFGDYALHDNLVYGAHDQRLDVYSPKPIPTAAPVVMFFYGGGWNTGNKEMFAFVGDALSARGYVVVIADYRKYPQVTFPAFVQDGAQAVAWTVKNISDYGGSTNNIHLMGHSAGAHLAALLVSDERYLQQAGISPQHIQSFAGLAGPYHFIPEKELYKKVFAPPSNYPNMHVDNFIDGNEPPMLLLAGGEDTTVYYHNIEM